One Leptolyngbya sp. FACHB-261 genomic window carries:
- a CDS encoding FdhF/YdeP family oxidoreductase, which produces MLRKVKKRWTPANWASWKPFGIGEQYPNNYWEVFRASWLSRDQLPYAWRILNQGVCDGCALGTTGMQDWTLDGLHVCNVRLRLLRLNTMPALDPQILADVSQLKGKSGAELRELGRLPYPMLRRQGEPGFSRVSWEEALSLVAERIRASTPERLGFYLTSRGTVNETYYLAQKAVRALGSNNIDNAARICHSPSTAALKTTLGVGATTCSYKDWIGTDLLVFIGSNVANNQPVTVKYLHYAKKAGTRIVVINNYKEPGMERYWVPSIVESALFGTQFAERFFLVNVGGDMAFLNGTLKHMLANGWVNPSFIDHYTTGLEALKAELENQTWEDLERESGASQAEMYAFAQMVGEAQKAVFVWSMGVTQHECGEDNVRSIINLALSKGFVGREGCGLMPIRGHSGVQGGAEMGAYATVLPGGKPITPENADQLSRQWGFEVPTTPGLIAPAMIDAAHAGNLDLLFSVGGNFLEVLPEPDYVLAALERVPLRVHMDIVCSPQMLLPAEAVLLLPATTRYEVPGGVTETSTERRVIFSPEVSGPRIGEARPEWQVFMELAQRARPERAAQLQVEGTPAIRAEIARVIPQYAGIQHLQQAGDQFQYGGSHLCFGWNFPTADGKAHFAVVSPPKRQLPEGCFWVTTRRGKQFNSMVQERKDAITGAVREAVLINPIDAERFALQNGDPVVLKNERGEFKGRVYMAPVKPGNLQIHWPEGNLLLDRNRRSQEGVPDYNAVVQLEKLG; this is translated from the coding sequence ATGCTACGTAAAGTCAAAAAGCGCTGGACTCCTGCTAACTGGGCGAGCTGGAAGCCGTTTGGCATCGGTGAGCAGTACCCCAACAACTACTGGGAGGTATTTCGCGCCAGCTGGCTGTCGCGTGACCAGTTGCCCTACGCTTGGCGCATTCTCAATCAAGGGGTCTGCGATGGCTGCGCTTTGGGGACGACGGGCATGCAGGACTGGACTCTGGATGGACTGCATGTTTGCAACGTACGCTTGCGGTTGCTGCGCCTCAACACTATGCCCGCTCTGGATCCTCAGATTTTGGCAGATGTCTCACAGCTCAAGGGCAAAAGTGGCGCGGAACTGCGCGAACTGGGACGCCTGCCTTACCCAATGCTGCGTCGCCAAGGCGAACCAGGCTTTAGTCGCGTCAGTTGGGAAGAGGCGCTGAGTTTAGTAGCCGAGCGCATTAGGGCTTCGACACCGGAGCGCTTGGGTTTCTATCTCACCAGCCGAGGCACTGTCAACGAGACCTACTATCTGGCTCAGAAAGCTGTGCGGGCTCTGGGTAGCAACAACATTGACAACGCCGCTCGCATCTGTCATTCGCCCAGTACAGCCGCACTCAAAACAACACTAGGCGTGGGAGCAACAACTTGCTCCTACAAAGACTGGATCGGTACCGACTTGCTGGTGTTTATTGGCTCAAACGTAGCGAACAACCAGCCGGTAACCGTTAAATATCTGCATTACGCCAAGAAAGCGGGCACTCGCATTGTGGTGATCAACAACTACAAAGAGCCTGGCATGGAGCGTTACTGGGTGCCTTCGATTGTAGAAAGTGCTTTGTTTGGCACCCAATTCGCAGAGCGCTTCTTTTTGGTGAATGTGGGGGGAGACATGGCCTTTTTAAATGGCACCCTCAAGCACATGCTGGCTAATGGCTGGGTCAACCCGTCGTTTATTGATCACTACACGACCGGGTTGGAAGCCTTGAAAGCAGAACTGGAAAACCAGACCTGGGAGGATTTAGAGCGCGAATCAGGAGCCTCGCAAGCGGAGATGTACGCCTTTGCCCAAATGGTAGGCGAGGCGCAGAAGGCTGTATTCGTCTGGAGCATGGGGGTTACTCAACATGAATGCGGCGAAGACAATGTGCGCTCGATTATCAATCTGGCGCTGAGCAAAGGCTTTGTCGGGCGGGAAGGCTGCGGCTTAATGCCAATTAGAGGACACTCCGGCGTGCAGGGCGGTGCTGAAATGGGCGCCTATGCCACAGTGTTGCCCGGTGGCAAGCCGATTACCCCGGAGAATGCAGACCAGCTTAGCCGACAGTGGGGCTTTGAGGTGCCCACGACCCCAGGTCTAATTGCACCCGCGATGATCGACGCGGCCCATGCTGGCAACCTGGATCTGTTGTTCTCTGTCGGGGGCAACTTCTTGGAGGTGTTACCCGAGCCAGATTATGTCCTAGCGGCCCTAGAGCGAGTGCCTCTGCGCGTGCATATGGATATTGTCTGCTCGCCGCAGATGTTGCTACCCGCTGAAGCGGTGCTGCTGCTGCCTGCAACGACTCGCTACGAAGTGCCGGGTGGTGTCACGGAAACCAGTACCGAGCGGCGGGTAATTTTCAGCCCTGAAGTTTCGGGGCCGCGCATTGGCGAAGCGCGACCGGAGTGGCAAGTGTTTATGGAGTTGGCCCAACGAGCGCGACCGGAGCGAGCAGCTCAGCTTCAGGTTGAGGGTACGCCAGCCATTCGAGCTGAAATTGCTCGGGTGATTCCTCAATATGCAGGCATTCAACACTTGCAGCAAGCAGGCGATCAGTTTCAGTATGGGGGCTCACACCTCTGCTTTGGCTGGAACTTTCCGACTGCTGATGGCAAGGCACATTTCGCGGTTGTGTCCCCCCCGAAGCGACAGCTACCGGAAGGCTGTTTTTGGGTAACCACGCGGCGTGGCAAACAGTTCAACAGCATGGTTCAAGAGCGCAAAGATGCGATCACGGGAGCGGTGCGCGAGGCGGTGCTGATCAATCCCATTGATGCCGAACGTTTTGCCCTTCAAAACGGTGATCCAGTGGTGTTGAAAAACGAACGCGGCGAATTCAAAGGGCGAGTTTATATGGCTCCAGTTAAACCCGGTAATTTGCAAATTCACTGGCCGGAAGGCAATCTCTTGCTCGACCGTAATCGACGCTCACAGGAAGGGGTTCCTGACTACAACGCTGTGGTTCAACTGGAGAAGCTGGGGTGA
- a CDS encoding NACHT domain-containing NTPase: MTSTEPQVALSAPVGGVVAEVFKPLLTGSSRFAPAAGLRTGSSSQPSNPADARVRRVIAQVSNQYLRRYLTRYGTLRIPGIARPVSLETLYVPACVKGQPSLQRLMAEVLADSSSSSLQHQRQNFLPAALVARSQQYLSVLGEPGSGRTTLLRWLGLESFKGKEGQYGHNCIPVYIDLRMLPKGTGSLAQSVVLEFQAANFPWPKAFTAEALEQGRLLLLLDGLDEVAETQREQVILLIEDLVERWPKNRFVVSNAVATQHHFKRFTSAQLTALSDEQVQTFIQRWFGRNPAVGRQLWETLQLPAQANTCELTRSPWLLTLLCQTYSRSRSLVSHAVGLHHAIVRIGLASQPGLSAPALKVQLKALARLAAGKLQQQRPIVSQAEILGLLKACQTVEVTLDCSELLEGLTAHSGLLVEFAPGHYTFVHPALQEYLCAWQVVAHRSRGSLTALVRQPLEVPSWQRVLLQVAELLPEGADELLLSLQSEAMSRLKAKRCQALLLWAKQLTDRLDSPERSVARRAAALHLALSFALERSVSDQAACCLDRVALQARHLSQGLARALDLNRDLALCLSSAQELAHNDLFALDTPALLSDLAALGEPPDFRAGYARRMSFADAFVNLLLRHLQLETNLLQLGEAEALELENFLQTSTLLQNCREVASRISPEVQRQLNEQMLVA, translated from the coding sequence ATGACTTCGACAGAGCCTCAGGTAGCCCTGTCCGCCCCAGTGGGAGGCGTCGTAGCCGAGGTGTTTAAGCCTTTGCTAACCGGCAGCAGCCGTTTTGCGCCTGCGGCTGGCCTGAGGACAGGCTCGTCGTCCCAACCCAGTAACCCAGCGGATGCTCGGGTTCGTCGAGTGATCGCTCAGGTCTCAAACCAGTATTTGCGGCGCTATCTGACCCGGTACGGCACCTTGCGCATTCCTGGTATCGCTCGGCCTGTGTCGCTAGAGACGCTTTATGTTCCCGCTTGTGTGAAGGGACAGCCCTCGCTCCAACGCTTGATGGCTGAGGTTTTAGCAGACTCAAGTAGCAGCAGCCTGCAGCATCAGCGTCAGAACTTCTTGCCAGCAGCGCTCGTCGCCCGCAGCCAGCAGTATTTGAGCGTTCTTGGAGAGCCTGGCTCGGGACGGACGACCCTATTGCGCTGGTTGGGTTTAGAGTCGTTTAAGGGCAAGGAAGGCCAGTATGGGCATAACTGCATCCCGGTCTATATCGACCTCAGAATGCTGCCCAAGGGAACAGGCTCGCTGGCACAGTCAGTAGTGCTGGAGTTTCAAGCAGCGAACTTCCCTTGGCCCAAAGCTTTTACCGCAGAAGCTCTGGAGCAGGGCAGGTTGCTGTTGTTACTGGACGGATTGGATGAGGTCGCTGAGACCCAGCGTGAGCAGGTGATCCTACTCATTGAGGATTTGGTCGAGCGCTGGCCGAAAAACCGCTTCGTTGTCTCCAATGCTGTTGCTACCCAGCACCATTTCAAGCGTTTTACCAGCGCTCAACTAACAGCTTTGAGCGATGAGCAGGTCCAAACCTTCATCCAACGTTGGTTCGGTCGTAACCCGGCTGTGGGTCGCCAATTGTGGGAGACACTGCAACTGCCAGCACAGGCCAATACCTGTGAGCTGACCCGCAGCCCCTGGTTGCTGACGCTGTTATGTCAGACATACAGTCGCAGCCGTAGTTTGGTCAGTCATGCGGTTGGGCTCCACCATGCAATTGTGCGCATTGGCCTAGCTAGCCAGCCTGGGCTCTCAGCGCCAGCGCTCAAAGTTCAACTCAAAGCATTGGCCCGCTTAGCGGCAGGCAAGCTCCAGCAGCAGCGACCTATAGTGAGCCAGGCTGAAATATTGGGCCTGTTAAAAGCCTGCCAAACAGTTGAGGTCACTCTTGATTGCAGCGAGTTACTAGAGGGGCTGACAGCTCACTCAGGCTTGCTAGTCGAATTTGCGCCGGGTCACTATACCTTCGTGCATCCTGCTTTGCAGGAATACCTGTGCGCTTGGCAAGTTGTTGCCCATCGCAGCCGGGGTAGTCTGACCGCCCTGGTACGGCAGCCTTTGGAAGTGCCCAGCTGGCAGAGAGTGCTGCTGCAAGTTGCTGAGCTGTTGCCCGAAGGCGCTGATGAACTGCTGCTGAGCCTTCAGTCTGAGGCTATGAGCCGCTTGAAAGCTAAGCGTTGTCAGGCGCTACTACTCTGGGCAAAGCAGCTGACCGACCGGCTAGACTCACCGGAGCGCAGTGTTGCCCGTCGTGCGGCTGCTTTGCACTTGGCCCTGAGTTTCGCCTTAGAGCGTAGTGTTAGTGATCAGGCCGCCTGCTGCCTGGATCGAGTGGCTTTGCAAGCGCGTCACCTCTCTCAAGGATTGGCCCGGGCTCTGGATCTTAATCGGGATTTAGCTTTGTGTCTGAGTAGCGCCCAAGAGTTGGCGCACAATGACCTCTTTGCCCTGGATACTCCTGCTCTGCTCTCAGACTTGGCCGCCTTAGGGGAACCACCAGACTTTCGTGCAGGTTATGCGCGTCGTATGTCGTTTGCTGATGCCTTTGTCAATCTGCTGTTGCGCCACTTACAGCTAGAAACAAACCTGCTGCAACTCGGCGAAGCCGAAGCCTTGGAGCTAGAAAACTTCTTGCAGACCAGCACCCTACTGCAAAATTGTCGCGAGGTTGCCTCCCGGATCTCGCCAGAGGTGCAGCGGCAACTAAATGAGCAGATGTTGGTTGCCTAG
- a CDS encoding cation diffusion facilitator family transporter, whose protein sequence is MLNGSARSYAFLSIAAALITMALKFTAYRLTGSVGLFSDAAESVVNLVAALAAVWALTFAAQPPDAEHTFGHSKAEYFSSALEGALILVAAASIAVAAWGRLTHPQPVEQIGLGLGISLVAAAVNGGVAQVLLKAGKRLRSISLRADAHHLLTDVWTSLGVVLGLGLVQITGWLVLDPLVALLVAANIVWTGIRLLRETSLGLLDTSLPAVDQQTITTILAPYREQGIDFHALRTRTAGSRRFVELHVLVPGNWSVQRGHDLCEEIELSLEQALPGSSVMTHMEPLEDPVSWNDQGLDRRS, encoded by the coding sequence ATGCTCAACGGGTCAGCGCGCTCCTACGCCTTTCTCTCAATTGCAGCAGCGCTTATCACAATGGCGCTGAAATTTACTGCTTATCGGCTGACTGGCTCCGTCGGCTTATTCTCAGATGCCGCTGAGTCTGTGGTGAACTTGGTTGCAGCTTTGGCGGCTGTTTGGGCCTTAACCTTTGCTGCTCAGCCTCCAGACGCGGAGCACACCTTTGGACATTCCAAAGCAGAATATTTCTCCAGCGCTCTGGAGGGAGCGTTAATTCTAGTGGCTGCTGCCAGCATTGCAGTTGCGGCCTGGGGGCGTTTAACTCACCCCCAGCCGGTTGAGCAAATTGGCTTGGGCTTGGGCATTTCTCTTGTAGCTGCTGCCGTCAATGGTGGCGTTGCTCAGGTGCTGCTAAAAGCTGGGAAGCGCCTACGCTCGATTAGCCTGCGCGCCGATGCCCATCATTTGCTCACTGATGTCTGGACTTCTTTGGGGGTGGTGCTGGGTCTCGGTCTAGTACAGATAACGGGTTGGTTGGTGCTAGATCCGTTGGTTGCGTTGCTTGTAGCGGCCAATATTGTCTGGACTGGTATTCGGCTGCTCCGCGAGACAAGCTTAGGTTTACTGGATACTTCCCTGCCTGCAGTGGACCAGCAAACGATTACTACGATTCTTGCGCCTTACCGAGAGCAGGGCATTGACTTTCATGCACTGCGCACCCGTACTGCGGGCTCCCGTCGCTTCGTCGAACTGCATGTCTTGGTGCCGGGCAACTGGAGTGTTCAACGGGGCCATGACCTATGCGAGGAAATCGAGCTAAGCCTTGAGCAAGCCCTGCCCGGTAGCAGTGTGATGACCCATATGGAACCTCTAGAAGATCCTGTCTCCTGGAACGATCAAGGTCTGGACCGACGGTCTTAG
- a CDS encoding molybdopterin-dependent oxidoreductase, translated as MKRRSLLKKLLQAPAGIGVGLIGASLLSACGNGQQIKPLFSLDLLDPTVRLPEHLLTPLTEFYVQSYALPPNVTLESWRLEIKGAVETPVSLNFQDIVSATPQEEFYLTMECIGNPTGGNLIGNALWTGTPLLPFLERAGLKPEAREFVLHGADSYETTLPVAELLRPEVRLVHRMNGSALSRSHGYPLRILIPGHFGQKQPKWLVGIEASTRTKKGFWERQGWSNTAEIPTHSLVRQIQQHRVWNRQNQTRLAKSGEQGWEKGILVAGVALDRSTPIQRIQVSTDGGKTWQQAEQNQPESPHEWTLWRYLWQPQQPGEYTLLARAESQRQQQPLEDSDKMDGSPGILRIQASLQP; from the coding sequence TTGAAACGACGCTCGCTGCTCAAAAAGCTATTGCAAGCCCCTGCGGGAATTGGTGTAGGGCTGATTGGGGCTAGCTTGTTGTCTGCTTGTGGCAACGGACAGCAGATCAAGCCATTATTCTCGCTTGATTTATTGGATCCAACTGTCCGGTTGCCCGAGCATTTGCTCACTCCCCTGACTGAGTTTTATGTGCAGTCTTATGCCTTGCCTCCCAATGTCACTCTGGAAAGTTGGCGACTAGAGATTAAGGGAGCTGTCGAGACACCGGTTTCTCTAAACTTTCAAGATATTGTGTCTGCCACACCGCAGGAAGAGTTCTACTTGACCATGGAGTGCATTGGCAATCCAACTGGTGGCAATCTGATTGGCAATGCTCTTTGGACCGGTACGCCGCTACTGCCATTTCTAGAACGAGCGGGGCTAAAACCTGAGGCTCGTGAGTTTGTTTTGCACGGGGCAGATTCTTACGAGACCACTTTACCCGTCGCCGAACTCTTGCGCCCCGAAGTCAGGCTGGTGCACCGCATGAATGGTAGTGCTCTATCTCGCAGTCATGGTTATCCTCTGCGAATCTTGATCCCAGGACATTTTGGCCAGAAGCAACCTAAGTGGCTAGTTGGCATTGAGGCAAGCACTCGCACCAAAAAAGGTTTTTGGGAGCGCCAAGGCTGGTCCAATACTGCTGAAATTCCTACCCATTCCCTCGTGCGCCAAATTCAACAGCACCGAGTGTGGAACCGCCAGAATCAGACCAGGTTAGCCAAGAGCGGCGAACAGGGTTGGGAGAAGGGCATTTTAGTTGCAGGTGTGGCTCTAGATCGTTCAACTCCGATTCAACGCATTCAAGTCAGTACAGATGGCGGCAAGACCTGGCAGCAGGCTGAGCAAAATCAACCTGAGTCACCCCATGAGTGGACCCTATGGCGTTATCTGTGGCAGCCGCAGCAGCCCGGTGAGTACACCCTCTTGGCGCGTGCTGAATCTCAACGGCAACAGCAACCCTTAGAGGACAGCGACAAAATGGATGGCAGCCCAGGCATCCTGCGCATTCAAGCTAGTTTGCAGCCTTAG